A stretch of Desulfuromonas acetoxidans DSM 684 DNA encodes these proteins:
- a CDS encoding Rne/Rng family ribonuclease — translation MTKKLVINTTSRETRVALQENGHIAELYIERCCERGIVGNIYKGKVIRVLPGMQAAFVDIGLEKAGFLYVADVIDEMDAVVDYVDGRSSSADPGDEGMEEKPLPPIEDLLQEGQEILAQIAKEPLGTKGARITSHISLPGRHLVYMPTIDHIGISRRIENEEEKERLRTTVEEIRPAGSGYIVRTAAEGKSEEDLRADMLYLSELWKDIDSRQKDAEAPCLIHSDLDVTSKVLRDILTEDIRHIVVDSQSEYDKIVQFLGTYMPKQQYTIELHDKNEPLFDTYGLEVEIARALGRKVWLKSGGYIIIEQTEALTAVDVNTGRFVGKRNLEDTILKTNLEAVREIAYQLRLRNIGGLIIIDFIDMEKEAHREQVHSALEEALKSDKSKTNILKISELGLVEMTRKRVRESIGRTLCEPCPYCEGTGYIKSRTTMVFEIFRKLKREMNDLPGYRVNLQVHPDVAALLYDEESSVIDELERHYQKQITIIARPNFHIEQFEIGAG, via the coding sequence ATGACCAAAAAACTGGTCATCAACACCACCTCGCGCGAAACCCGCGTTGCCCTGCAGGAGAACGGCCACATCGCCGAACTCTACATCGAACGCTGCTGCGAACGCGGCATTGTCGGCAACATCTACAAGGGCAAAGTGATCCGCGTACTGCCCGGCATGCAGGCTGCTTTTGTTGATATCGGCCTGGAAAAAGCCGGCTTCCTTTACGTCGCTGACGTGATCGACGAAATGGATGCCGTGGTCGATTATGTCGACGGCCGTAGTTCCAGCGCCGATCCCGGTGATGAAGGGATGGAGGAAAAACCACTGCCGCCCATTGAAGACCTGCTTCAGGAGGGCCAAGAGATCCTCGCCCAGATCGCCAAGGAACCTCTCGGCACCAAGGGCGCCCGCATCACCTCACACATCTCGTTGCCTGGGCGCCACCTGGTCTACATGCCGACCATCGACCACATCGGCATTTCGCGACGCATTGAAAATGAGGAAGAGAAGGAACGGCTGCGGACTACCGTGGAAGAGATCCGCCCGGCAGGCAGCGGTTATATCGTTCGCACTGCGGCCGAAGGTAAAAGCGAGGAGGATTTGCGTGCCGACATGCTCTATCTCTCTGAATTGTGGAAAGATATTGATTCGCGTCAAAAGGATGCTGAGGCACCGTGCCTAATCCACTCCGATCTCGACGTAACCAGCAAAGTACTGCGTGACATCCTCACTGAGGACATCCGCCACATCGTTGTTGATTCGCAAAGTGAGTACGACAAGATCGTCCAGTTCCTTGGCACCTACATGCCCAAGCAGCAGTACACCATTGAGCTGCACGACAAGAACGAGCCACTGTTCGACACATACGGTCTCGAAGTGGAGATCGCCAGGGCTCTGGGGCGTAAAGTGTGGTTGAAAAGCGGCGGCTACATCATCATTGAGCAGACCGAGGCACTGACCGCAGTGGATGTCAATACCGGCCGTTTTGTCGGCAAACGTAATCTCGAGGACACCATCCTTAAAACCAACCTCGAAGCTGTGCGCGAGATTGCCTACCAACTGCGACTGCGCAACATCGGCGGCCTGATCATTATCGATTTTATCGATATGGAGAAGGAGGCCCACCGCGAACAGGTGCATAGTGCCTTAGAAGAAGCGCTGAAAAGCGACAAAAGCAAAACCAATATCCTTAAGATCTCCGAACTGGGCCTGGTTGAGATGACCCGCAAGCGGGTGCGTGAAAGCATCGGCCGCACCCTGTGCGAACCCTGCCCGTATTGCGAAGGCACCGGCTACATCAAAAGCCGCACCACCATGGTGTTTGAGATTTTCCGCAAGTTGAAGCGGGAGATGAACGATCTGCCCGGTTATCGGGTCAACCTGCAGGTTCATCCCGATGTTGCCGCACTGCTTTACGACGAGGAGAGCAGCGTCATTGACGAGTTGGAGCGTCATTACCAGAAACAGATCACCATTATCGCCCGGCCCAATTTCCACATTGAACAGTTCGAGATCGGCGCGGGCTAG
- a CDS encoding sigma-54 interaction domain-containing protein yields MAKQDDDNLTTSTEAILESISDGVFTVDNDWRITSFNRAAEEITGTPRDQAIGQLCSEVFRSSMCENHCALRQTLADGKPIINRTGYMINALGRRIPISISTAVLRDSHGHIIGGAETFRDLTEVETLRKQLSGRRQLGDLVSHSPVMHDIFQLITAVAASSSTVLIQGETGTGKELVARAIHSISDRAEQPFVAVNCGALPDTLLESELFGHKKGAFTGAVADKAGRFAAAGRGTLFLDEIGEISQALQVRLLRVLQEHQFEPLGANRSEPCHARILAATNRNLEQMVEEGTFRRDLFYRIQVVQIDLPPLRQRMEDLPLLVDHFIQRFNQLQNKNIKTVTPAALSALMAHHWPGNVRELENIIERAFVLCKTSEIDLPCLPAALQRGAADSGAQAMRASRQQHERQVILAALRRNHYNRAATARELNIHKATLYRKINTLNISLPDQDGRNSTASQ; encoded by the coding sequence ATGGCCAAACAGGATGACGACAATCTGACCACCTCCACCGAGGCGATCCTTGAGAGCATCAGCGATGGCGTGTTCACCGTTGATAACGACTGGCGCATCACTTCATTTAACCGCGCCGCCGAGGAGATCACCGGCACGCCGCGCGATCAGGCCATCGGCCAACTGTGCTCCGAGGTGTTTCGTTCAAGCATGTGCGAAAACCACTGCGCCTTGCGTCAGACCCTGGCCGACGGCAAGCCAATTATCAACCGCACCGGCTACATGATCAATGCCTTGGGCCGCCGCATCCCCATCAGTATCTCCACTGCTGTGCTACGCGACAGTCACGGTCACATCATCGGCGGTGCCGAAACATTTCGCGATCTCACCGAAGTGGAAACGCTGCGCAAGCAACTCAGCGGCCGGCGCCAACTGGGCGATCTGGTCAGCCACAGTCCGGTGATGCACGATATTTTTCAACTGATCACCGCCGTGGCCGCCAGCAGCAGCACGGTGCTGATTCAGGGAGAAACCGGCACCGGCAAAGAACTAGTCGCCCGGGCCATCCACAGTATCAGCGACCGCGCCGAGCAGCCGTTTGTCGCCGTCAATTGCGGCGCACTGCCCGACACCCTGCTTGAATCCGAACTGTTCGGCCACAAAAAAGGGGCGTTTACCGGTGCCGTTGCCGACAAAGCGGGACGCTTTGCCGCCGCCGGACGCGGCACTCTGTTTCTCGACGAAATCGGCGAGATCAGTCAGGCATTGCAGGTGCGCCTGTTGCGCGTGTTACAGGAACATCAGTTTGAACCGCTCGGTGCCAACCGCAGTGAACCCTGCCATGCCCGTATCCTGGCCGCCACCAACCGCAACCTGGAACAGATGGTGGAGGAGGGAACCTTCCGCCGCGACCTGTTCTATCGTATTCAGGTCGTACAGATCGATCTGCCCCCTCTGCGCCAGCGCATGGAAGATCTGCCATTGCTGGTCGATCACTTCATCCAACGCTTCAACCAGCTGCAAAATAAAAACATCAAAACCGTCACACCGGCGGCGCTCAGCGCCCTGATGGCCCATCACTGGCCGGGCAACGTACGCGAACTGGAAAACATCATCGAACGGGCCTTTGTTCTGTGCAAAACCAGCGAAATCGACCTACCCTGCCTGCCTGCAGCACTGCAACGGGGAGCCGCCGACAGCGGTGCCCAAGCCATGCGCGCCAGCCGCCAGCAGCACGAGCGCCAGGTGATTCTCGCCGCACTGCGACGCAATCACTACAACCGTGCCGCGACAGCCCGCGAACTCAACATCCACAAGGCAACGCTCTACCGTAAAATCAATACATTAAACATCTCCCTGCCCGACCAGGACGGGCGCAACAGCACAGCGTCGCAATAA
- a CDS encoding NifB/NifX family molybdenum-iron cluster-binding protein, producing MATAGFTIWNDRIAPVFDVASQLIIVDEHLDQPWRQLTLPEGSALDKLWFLKQQQVTTLVCGAMTCSSYYAADGYGITVYRFIAGPCQAVIDGWLNHVPLEHHFPMPGCGGAGRQRRGRRNKQTMLRPLK from the coding sequence GTGGCTACTGCAGGATTTACGATTTGGAATGACCGCATCGCGCCGGTATTTGATGTGGCCAGTCAACTGATCATTGTCGATGAACATTTGGATCAGCCCTGGCGACAATTGACCCTTCCCGAAGGTTCCGCCTTAGACAAACTGTGGTTTCTCAAGCAGCAACAGGTGACCACACTGGTGTGTGGCGCCATGACCTGCAGCAGTTACTACGCGGCGGACGGTTACGGCATCACGGTATACCGTTTTATCGCCGGACCTTGCCAGGCCGTCATTGACGGCTGGCTTAACCATGTGCCGCTGGAACACCACTTCCCCATGCCGGGTTGCGGTGGTGCCGGACGGCAGCGACGAGGACGACGCAACAAACAAACGATGCTGCGTCCTCTGAAATAA
- a CDS encoding DUF5320 domain-containing protein, which yields MPNQNGTGPLGEGPMTGRGAGRCGRGQRNSISGRGMGRQGMMRQGVRRLDDTNDAALRQQMDEMQQQLNTMSKALEELGRQRN from the coding sequence ATGCCCAATCAGAACGGAACAGGGCCATTAGGAGAGGGCCCAATGACAGGTCGCGGTGCCGGTCGTTGCGGCCGCGGACAGCGCAATAGTATTTCCGGCCGCGGTATGGGCCGCCAGGGAATGATGCGTCAAGGCGTCCGCCGTCTCGACGACACCAATGACGCGGCCCTGCGCCAACAAATGGATGAGATGCAACAACAGCTCAACACCATGAGCAAAGCATTGGAAGAACTCGGTCGTCAACGTAACTGA